ATATCACCCCTATATGTTGTCCCAGGGATATCACCCCTATATGTTGTACCAGGGATATCACCCCTATATGTTGTCCCAGGGATATCACCCCTATATGTTGTCCCAGGGATATCATCCCTATATGTTGTCCCAGGGATATCACCCCTATATGTTGTCCCAGGGATATCACCCCTATATGTTGTCCCAGGGATATCATTCCTATATGTTGTCCCAGGGATATCACCCCTATATGTTGTCCCAGGGATATCACCCCTATATGTTGTCCCAGGGATATCATCCCTATATGTTGTCCCAGGGATATCACCCCTATATGTTGTCCCAGGGATATCATCCCTATATGTTGTCCCAGGGATATCATCCCTATATGTTGTCCCAGGGATATCATTCCTATATGTTGTCCCAGGGATATCACCCCTATATGTTGTCCCAGGGATATCACCCCTATATGTTGTCCCAGGGATATCATCCCTATATGTTGTCCCAGGGATATCACCCCTATATGTTGTCCCAGGGATATCATCCCTATATGTTGTCCCAGGGATATCAACCCTATATGTTGTCTCAGGGATATCACCCCTATATGTTGTCCCAGGGATATCATCCCTATATGTTGTCCCAGGGATCTCACCCCTATATGTTGTCCCAGGGATATCACCCCTATATGTTGTCCCAGGGATCTCACCCCTATATGTTGTCCCAGGGATATCATCCCTATATGTTGTCCCAGGGATATCATCCCTATATGTTGTCCCAGGGATATCACTCCTATATGTTGTCCCAGGGATATCATCCCTATATGTTGTCCCAGGGATATCACTCCTATATGTTGTCCCAGGGATATCACCCCTATATGTTGTCCCAGGGATATCATCCCTATATGTTGTCCCAGGGATATCATCCCTATATGTTGTCCCAGGGATATCACCCCTATATGTTGTCCCAGGGATATCACCCCTATATGTTGTCCCAGGGATATCACCCCTATATGTTGTCTCAGGGATATCACCCCTATATGTTGTCCCAGGGATATCACCCCTATATGTTGTCCCAGGGATATCACCCCTATATGTTGTCCCAGGGATATCACCCCTATATGCTGTCCCAGGGATATCACCCCTATATGCTGTCCCAGGGATATCACCCCTATATGTTGTCCCAGGGATATCACCCCTATATGTTGTCCCAGGGATATCACCCCTATATGTTGTCCCAGGGATATCACCCCTATATGTTGTCCCAGGGATATCACCCCTACATGTTGTCCCAGGGATATCATCCCTATATGTTGTCCCAGGGATATCACCCCTATATGTTGTCCCAGGGATATCACCCCTATATGTTGTCCCAGGGATATCACCCCTATATGTTGTCCCAGGGATATCACCCCTATATGTTGTCCCAGGGATATCACCCCTATATGTTGTCCCAGGGATATCACCCCTATATGTTGTCCCAGGGATATCACCCCTATATGTTGTCCCAGGGATATCATCCCTATATGTTGTCCCAGGGATATCACCCCTATATGTTGTCCCAGGGATATCACCCCTATATGTTGTCCCAGGGATATCACCCCTATATGTTGTCCCAGGGATATCACCCCTATATGTTGTCCCAGGGATATCATCCCTATATGTTGTCTCAGGGATATCACCCCTATATGTTGTCCCAGGGATATCATCCCTATATGTTGTCCCAGGGATATCAACCCTATATGTTGTCTCAGGGATATCACCCCTATATGTTGCCCCAGGGATATCACCCCTATATGTTGTCCCAGGGATATCACCCCTATATGTTGTCCCAGGGATATCACCCCTATATGTTGTCCCAGGGATATCACCCCTATATGTTGTCCCAGGGATATCACCCCTATATGTTGTCCCAGGGATATCACCCCTATATGTTGTCCCAGGGATATCACTCCTATATGTTGTCCCAGGGATATCACTCCTATATGTTGTCCCAGGGATATCACTCCTATATGTTGTCCCAGGGATATCATCCCTATATGTTGTCCCAGGGATATCATCCCTATATGTTGTCCCAGGGATATCATCCCTATATGTTGTCCCAGGGATATCATCCCTATATGTCCTATCATCCCTATATGTTGTCCCAGGGATATCATTATTCTTCTTACCTTCTCATATTTCCCTCTAATGGGCAGTGAGTTCTTTGACACGTCCACCTCAGTTCTGTCTTTGTGGTAGAACTTGATGTGTTCCTCCTCATGTCCATGCTCTCTCTTCATGGACTGCATGCTGGAGAAGATGTCCTTCCTACTGCTGCCTGGGCCGCTACCCGCTTTGGCCTCTTTCCTGGTGGGGATCATTATAAAGGTTTTCATTCAGGCTTCAAGTCAATTGATAACCAATCAAGTCAATTGATAACCTGTTCTCCTGAGCGAGAACAGCTTGCTATGAAAATGATTTAtatttgagtttgcaagaaagctATTTCACTGTACTGAGGCATGTGATATTAAAACTTGAAATATATGAAAATGATTTTGATGTGCAGCAGCACTACCACCACTATGGAATCACAGGTGATGTTACTACCCAAGAGCATCATTAATGCCTTCTATTTGAAACAGACAACTCTTTACCGCTTAGTCTGCACTGTATGGAATACATAGACTCTCTACTGTAAAACCCATTAGGGTGATGAAACACGGCATCCATTTTATACCTATCAGAGAGTTCACTAACCTGGTGATGCTGATGAAAcacggcagccattttgtgcctATCAGAGAGCTCACTAACCTGGTGATGCTGATGAAACACGGCAGCCATTCTGTGCCTATCAGAGAGCTCACTAACCTGGTGATGTTGATGAAAcacggcagccattttgtgcctATCAGAGAGCTCACTAACCTGGTGATGCTGATGAAACACGGCAGCCATTCTGTGCCTATCAGAGAGCTCACTAACCTGGTGATGTTGAGGTAGTTGAGCAACTCTCTCTGGTTTAAGCCTTTCTTTAATAACCTGTTGGTCTGCCTGGGTCCCACCTGGGGCACGGCCCGGCTGCCTTTAGCTGGGGATGCGTCTGGTCGCTCCACTAGGCTGCCTACACTACCCATACTGAACTGGTCCAATAGGGCTGTGGGCCGGTTAGGGGTCGAGATGGGATCACGGAATGTCTTGCTGGGGTTGCGGGTCACAGGAAGGGTTTGGACTGACGTTGCCATTGGTTACAGGACAGGGTGGCCCCGCGGGGAACTCTtgaggtagaggagagaagaggaagaacGAGGTTGAGAAACAGAGGATATAAACCAACTGTCATCTGATTCAGAACCCTGTAATATCATAAACCATTATCACCACGACAACTTCCTATTCACCTTCTAACTGTACTCTGTAATATCTTATCTCTTTGGCAATAAACCACCTTATCCAATACCAAGTTGtttactgcctgcctgcctgcctgcctgcctgcctgcctgcctgcctgcctgcctgcctgcctgcctgcctgcctgccttgccTGCCTGCCTTGTCTGCCTTGTCTGCCTTGCCTGCCTTGCCtgccttgtctgtctgtctgtctgtctgtctgtctgtcgtctgtctgtctgtcttcctctgttcATCTGATCACTCAGTATTTCCCCGTAGCCTTTACCCTAGTTACCAGTCTGTTGTTGATGCGCATTCCAGTCATACTCCTCCTGTCTTTTTCCCTGTCTGGCTTCATATCTCCTCTCTCAGAGCGTGACTTGACATGTGGCTCCTCTGtgatcagctgtgtgtgtgtgtgtgtcccgagGCAGTTTTGTGCAGTCAGTGACCCACCTAAAACCTTTAGAATAAACCCACCTAAGCTGTGATCTAGTCTTAATAAATTAGTCCCATAGTGCAAAGCCACACAGCACAACAACCGTATGGTTCAACCACGCTCAACTACTAGCTTATCAAAGAACCAAAACACTTTCCTACAGTTATTAACACTTCAAAATCCCAAATAATGCATCAACCTCCTGCCAGAGACACCTCATGCATTTTTGAAATTATAAAAATGAGAAGTAAGCTAAAAGAGAAGATCGCagatgtagagtgtgtgtgtagagtgagtgtgtagagtgtgtgtgtagagtgtgtgtgtagagtgtgtgtgtagagtgtgtgtgtagagtgtgtgtgtagagtgtgtgtgtagagtgagtgagtgtgtgtgtagagtgagtgtgtagagtgtgtgtgtagagtgtgtgtgtagagtgtgtgtgtagagtgtgtgtgtgtgtagtgtgtgtgtgtagagtgtgtgtgtagagtgagtgggtagagtgtgtgtgtagagtgtgtgggtagagtgagtgtgtgggtagagtgagtgtgtagagtgagtgtgtgtgtagagtgagtgtgtagagtgtgtgggtagagtgagtgtgtagagtgagtgtgtagagtgtgtgggtagagtgagtgtgtgtgtagagtgagtgtgtgggtagagtgagtgtgtagagtgagtgtgtgtgtagagtgagtgtgtagagtgagtgtgtgtgtagagtgagtgtgtagagtgagtgtgtgtgtagagtgagtgtgtagagtgagtgtgtgtgtagagtgagtgtgtagagtgagtgtgtgggtagagtgtgtgtgtagagtgagtgtgtagagtgtgtgtgtagagtgtgtagagtgtgtagagtgagtgtgtagagtgagtgtgtgtgtagagtgtgtgtgtagagtgtgtgtgtgtagagtgagtgtgtagagtgtgtgtgtagagtgagtgtgtgtgtagagtgtgtgtgtagagtgtgtgtgtagagtgagtgtgtagagtgagtgtgtgtgtagagtgagtgtgtagagtgtgtgtgtagagtgagtgtgtgtgtagagtgtgtgggtagagtgtgtgtgtagagtgtgtgtgtagagtgagtgtgtgtgtagagtgtgtgtgtagagtgagtgtgtagagtgtgtgtgtagagtgtgtagagtgtgtagagtgagtgtgtagagtgagtgtgtgtgtagagtgtgtgtgtagagtgtgtgtgtgtagagtgagtgtgtagagtgtgtgtgtagagtgtgtgtgtagagtgagtgtgtgtgtagagtgtgtgtgtagagtgagtgtgtagagtgtgtgtgtagagtgtgtgtgtagagtgtgtgtgtagagtgagtgtgtagagtgtgtgtgtagagtgagtgtgtagagtgagtgtgtagagtgtgtgtgtagagtgagtgtgtagagtgtgtgggtagagtgtgtgtgtagagtgtgtgggtagagtgagtgtgtagagtgtgtgggtagagtgagtgtgtagagtgtgtgggtagagtgagtgtgtagagtgtgtgtgtagagtgagtgtgtagagtgagtgtgtagagtgtgtgtgtagagtgtgtgtgtagagtgtgtgtgtagagtgagtgtgtgtgtagagtgtgtgtgtagagtgtgtgtgtagagtgagtgtgtgtgtagagtgagtgtgtgtgtagagtgtgtgtgtagagtgtgtgtgtagagtgtgtgtgtagagtgagtgtgtagagtgtgtgtgtagagtgtgtgtgtgtagagtgtgtgtgtagagtgagtgtgtgtagagtgagtgtgtagagtgtgtgtgtagagtgagtgtgtgtgtagagtgtgtgtgtagagtgtgtgtgtagagtgagtgtgtagagtgtgtgtgtagagtgagtgtgtgtgtagagtgtgtgtgtagagtgtgtgtgtagagtgtgtgtgtagagtgtgtgggtagagtgtgtgggtagagtgtgtgggtagagtgagtgtgtgtgtgtgtgtgtgtgtgtgtgtgtgtgtgtgtgtgtgtgtgtgtgtgtgtgtgtgtgtgtgtgtgtgtgtgtgtgtgtgtgtgtgtgtgtgtgtgtgtgtgtgtgtgtgtgtgtgtgcatgtgtgtgtgtgtgtatgtgagagccTCTTGGGGAAGAGGAGCAGATAACATATGCACCATAAGAAGCCTGTTAtgtaactgtatgtgtgtgtggattcACCCTCCGTGAtgctactgactacagcaactcCTAATTGTCTGATAAAGAGGTAGAGTGCTTTGAGTCAGGCAGCAGGGACGGACGAGGATGTTCCTTTATAATCAGGCAGCAGGGACGGACGAGGATGTTCCTTTATAATCAGGCAGCAGGGACGGACGAGGATGTTCCTTTATAATCAGGCAGCAGGGACGGACGAGGATGTTCCTTTATAATCAGGCAGCAGGGACGGACGAGGATGTTCCTTTATAATCAGGCAGCAGGGACGGACGAGGATGTGCCTTTATAATCAGGCAGCAGGGATGGACGAGGATGTTCCTTTATAATCAGGCAGCAGGGACGGACGAGGATGTTCCTTTATAATCAGGCAGCAGGGACGGACGAGGATGTTCCTTTATAATCAGGCAGCAGGGACGGACGGACGAGGATGTTCCTTTATAATCAGGCAGCAGGGACGGACGAGGATGTTCCTTTATAATCAGGCAGCAGGGACGGACGAGGATGTTCCTTTATAATCAGGCAGCAGGGACGGACGATGATGTTCCTTTATAATCAGGCAGCAGGGACGGACGAGGATGTTCCTTTATAATCAGGCAGCAGGGACGGACGAGGATGTTCCTTTATAATCAGGCAGCAGGGACGGACGAGGATGTTCCTTTATAATCAGGCAGCAGGGACGGACGATGATGTTCCTTTATAATCAGGCAGCAGGGACGGACGAGGATGTTCCTTTATAATCAGGCAGCAGGGACGGACGAGGATGTTCCTTTATAATCAGACAGCAGGGACAGACGAGGATGTTCCTTTATAATCAGGCAGCAGGGACGGACGAGGATGTTCCTTTATAATCAGGCAGCAGGGACGGACGAGGATGTTCCTTTATAATCAGGCAGCAGGGACGGACGAGGATTTTCCTTTATAATCAGACAGCAGGGACAGACGAGGATGTTCCTTTATAATCAGGCAGCAGGGACGGACGAGGATGTTCCTTTATAATCAGGCAGCAGGGACGGACGATGATGTTCCTTTATAATCAGACAGCAGGGACAGACGAGGATGTTCTTTTATAATCAGGCAGCAGGGACGGACGATGATGTTCCTTTATAAATCAGGGCAGTCCTGTAGTATCTACTTGATTCATTATTTCTGCTTTCTTTCAAATAATATGATCCATTCAGTCAGTGCATCTTATTGACCTTCTAATCAGCCAGAACAGTGTAACCtactactgtcacgacttccgccgaaatCGGTCCCTCTCCTCGTACGGGCGGccttcggcggtcgacgtcaccggccttctagccaccgccgatccacttttcattttccatttgttctgtctttgtctttcacacctggcttcactcaaccaattactt
Above is a genomic segment from Salvelinus namaycush isolate Seneca unplaced genomic scaffold, SaNama_1.0 Scaffold3310, whole genome shotgun sequence containing:
- the LOC120040174 gene encoding NEDD4-binding protein 3-A-like codes for the protein MATSVQTLPVTRNPSKTFRDPISTPNRPTALLDQFSMGSVGSLVERPDASPAKGSRAVPQVGPRQTNRLLKKGLNQRELLNYLNITRKEAKAGSGPGSSRKDIFSSMQSMKREHGHEEEHIKFYHKDRTEVDVSKNSLPIRGKYEK